From Geomonas agri, one genomic window encodes:
- a CDS encoding AAA family ATPase has translation MNAVLEELSSQHLKGKVRALRLSLMALLTGGHILLEDIPGLGKTTMALAFASALGLSFGRVQCTSDLLPSDITGLSVFDRTEGRFNFIRGPIFNNIVLIDEINRAMPKTQSALLEAMEERRVTVEGVTYQLPEPFLVLATQNPVEQVGTYPLPESQMDRFLIRTGIGYPPEEIEKGILRQGSIRDEIMHIPALVRSDDLLAAIAAVKEVYVGEKVTDYVYAIIKATRNHPLIQAGLSTRGGIGMVDAAKAAAYLHGRDFVAPEDVRDVAHAVCPHRLIFRPEHEGVDKEHVLNAILKEIPLPLT, from the coding sequence ATGAACGCGGTACTGGAGGAACTCTCCAGTCAGCACCTGAAAGGGAAGGTGAGGGCGTTGCGCCTGAGCCTGATGGCCCTTCTGACCGGCGGGCACATCCTCCTCGAGGACATCCCGGGGTTGGGCAAGACCACCATGGCCCTTGCTTTCGCCAGCGCCCTGGGGCTCTCCTTCGGCCGGGTCCAGTGCACCAGCGACCTGCTTCCCTCCGACATCACCGGTCTTTCCGTCTTCGACCGCACCGAGGGGCGCTTCAACTTCATCCGCGGCCCGATTTTCAACAACATCGTCTTGATCGACGAGATCAACCGCGCCATGCCCAAGACCCAGAGCGCGCTCCTGGAGGCAATGGAGGAGCGGCGCGTCACCGTGGAGGGAGTCACCTACCAGCTTCCCGAGCCGTTCCTGGTGCTGGCAACCCAGAACCCGGTAGAGCAGGTGGGGACCTACCCGCTGCCCGAATCGCAGATGGACCGTTTCCTGATCCGCACCGGCATCGGTTATCCCCCCGAGGAGATCGAGAAGGGGATCCTGAGACAGGGGAGCATCCGGGACGAGATCATGCACATTCCGGCCCTGGTGCGCAGCGATGACCTGCTTGCCGCCATCGCCGCCGTCAAGGAGGTGTACGTCGGCGAGAAGGTGACTGACTACGTCTACGCCATCATCAAGGCGACCCGTAACCACCCGTTGATCCAGGCCGGCCTGTCGACCCGCGGCGGCATCGGCATGGTCGACGCCGCCAAGGCGGCCGCCTACCTGCACGGCCGCGACTTCGTGGCGCCCGAGGATGTCAGAGACGTGGCCCATGCCGTCTGCCCGCACCGCCTCATCTTCCGCCCCGAACACGAAGGGGTGGACAAGGAGCACGTATTAAACGCGATCTTAAAGGAGATCCCTCTCCCTCTCACATAA
- a CDS encoding transglutaminase family protein: protein MVRIDLLLSGLTACIALIGYLPLQAYLDPFARLFFPVALLLAVYLQVKGRALPPRVLTPASILLFLYLAAQFSLSNLVPVTSDLLVVFLGVRLMGERLGRNYLQAFALSLFCLAASSLYEISAVFLVYLFSLLLLVAVGLVLLTFHAQDPSTVLPKQEAKRVLTVAALMPVASLPLLLLLFFVLPRTQYPMWNFLNGPAGKKTGLSDTVQPGTSSVVSETKGVVLRAVTPKVPEQKLYWRAVVLNAFKKDAWVREKVAGDAQSVTRGNPVLQEIYPERSATPYLPALNVTRTVTGLRNEAASDAIFVSRRPLDKKVRYLAESVLADTLQTKRIARDFYLKLPEPVSERMRAEGRTVARSGRNAEEKMTALEAFFRGQHLRYANTDLPVGGDPLDAFLFDRKRGNCEYFASCYAILLRLAGVPSRLVGGYRGGTYNDVGGYYVVTEDMAHVWVEAYLDGAGWRTVDPSAWALGTVRSTQAGGLAMYLDMVGFYWDKAVVTYDLDKQIALVRNAGTKARNLRLPPWFGNVLLLSLPVLGGVILLALWYRQRPPTVEARLLRRMLRLLAKRYPGEIKGDEGLFELSARLHDRHLARFAALYGAAVYRDRPLTRGEAAQLEEILREASQDRP from the coding sequence ATGGTAAGAATTGACCTCCTATTGAGCGGGCTCACCGCCTGCATCGCGCTGATCGGGTACCTGCCTTTGCAGGCCTACCTCGATCCCTTCGCCCGCCTGTTCTTCCCGGTGGCGCTCCTGCTGGCTGTCTACCTGCAGGTCAAGGGGCGGGCCCTGCCGCCGCGGGTGTTGACGCCGGCCTCGATACTGCTCTTTCTCTACCTCGCCGCCCAGTTTTCCCTGAGCAACCTGGTGCCGGTGACGTCCGACCTGCTGGTGGTCTTTCTGGGGGTGAGGCTGATGGGCGAGCGTCTCGGGCGCAACTACCTGCAGGCCTTCGCCCTTTCCCTCTTCTGCCTGGCCGCCTCCTCGCTCTACGAGATCTCGGCGGTTTTCCTGGTGTATCTCTTCTCCCTGCTGCTCCTGGTGGCGGTGGGCCTGGTGCTCTTGACCTTCCACGCCCAGGATCCTTCTACCGTGCTGCCCAAGCAAGAAGCTAAGAGGGTCTTGACGGTCGCCGCCCTGATGCCGGTCGCATCGCTGCCGCTGCTGCTCCTTCTCTTCTTTGTCCTGCCCAGGACGCAGTACCCGATGTGGAACTTCCTGAATGGGCCGGCGGGTAAGAAGACCGGCCTGTCGGACACGGTGCAGCCGGGGACGTCATCGGTCGTCTCAGAAACCAAGGGGGTGGTGCTGCGGGCGGTCACCCCCAAGGTTCCCGAACAGAAACTGTACTGGCGCGCGGTAGTGCTGAATGCGTTCAAGAAAGATGCCTGGGTGCGGGAGAAGGTCGCAGGCGATGCTCAATCGGTCACCAGGGGAAACCCGGTATTGCAGGAGATTTATCCCGAGCGGTCCGCTACCCCGTATCTTCCCGCGCTCAACGTGACCCGCACCGTCACGGGCCTGCGCAACGAGGCGGCCAGCGATGCCATCTTCGTGTCCCGTCGTCCATTGGACAAGAAGGTCAGGTACCTTGCAGAGTCGGTGCTTGCCGATACGCTCCAGACCAAGCGGATTGCAAGGGACTTCTATCTTAAGCTTCCGGAGCCGGTCTCGGAACGGATGCGGGCCGAGGGGCGCACCGTGGCACGCTCCGGTCGCAATGCCGAAGAGAAGATGACGGCGTTAGAGGCATTCTTCCGCGGGCAGCACCTGCGCTACGCCAATACCGACCTCCCGGTGGGTGGCGATCCACTTGACGCCTTCCTCTTCGACAGGAAGCGGGGCAACTGCGAGTACTTTGCCTCCTGCTACGCCATCCTGCTGCGCCTGGCCGGTGTTCCCTCGCGCCTGGTTGGGGGGTATCGAGGCGGGACCTACAACGATGTCGGTGGGTACTATGTGGTCACCGAAGACATGGCGCATGTCTGGGTGGAAGCGTACCTGGACGGTGCGGGGTGGCGGACGGTGGACCCGAGTGCCTGGGCACTGGGGACGGTGCGGAGCACCCAGGCGGGAGGACTTGCCATGTATCTCGACATGGTGGGGTTCTATTGGGACAAGGCCGTGGTCACCTATGACCTTGACAAACAGATTGCCTTGGTGCGAAATGCCGGGACAAAGGCCCGGAACCTGCGTTTGCCACCCTGGTTCGGTAACGTATTGCTCCTGTCCCTTCCGGTCCTGGGGGGGGTGATCCTTTTGGCCCTCTGGTACAGGCAGCGCCCCCCAACGGTGGAGGCTCGTCTGTTGCGGCGCATGCTCCGCCTGCTGGCCAAACGCTATCCCGGCGAAATCAAAGGGGACGAGGGGCTCTTCGAACTCTCGGCGCGGCTCCACGACCGGCACCTGGCCCGTTTCGCTGCCCTGTACGGCGCCGCGGTCTATCGCGACCGTCCGCTCACTCGTGGCGAGGCGGCGCAGCTCGAGGAAATCCTTCGGGAGGCATCCCAGGATCGGCCTTGA
- the rpsO gene encoding 30S ribosomal protein S15 has translation MLQTEKKQEIITAHKLHDSDTGSPEVQIAILSERITYLTEHFKTHKKDHHSRRGLLKIVGQRRGLLDYLKKKDVERYKAIIAKLGIRR, from the coding sequence ATGCTGCAAACGGAAAAGAAGCAGGAAATCATCACAGCTCATAAGCTGCACGATTCCGACACGGGTTCGCCGGAAGTGCAGATTGCAATTCTTTCGGAGCGTATCACTTATCTGACTGAGCACTTCAAGACTCACAAGAAGGATCATCACAGCCGTCGCGGTCTGTTGAAGATCGTCGGTCAGAGAAGGGGTCTGCTTGACTACCTGAAGAAGAAAGACGTCGAAAGGTACAAAGCGATCATCGCTAAACTCGGCATCAGAAGGTAA
- the queD gene encoding 6-carboxytetrahydropterin synthase QueD encodes MFRLTIHTAFAAAHNLINYQGDCENLHGHNWKVEVSITTNELDKAGLGIDFKILKRETNDLLKTLDHKYLNELAPFANVSPSSENIARYLYQELTKIFGSDKVKVDMVTVWESDFAAASYYE; translated from the coding sequence ATGTTTCGTCTCACCATTCACACTGCGTTTGCCGCGGCCCACAATCTGATCAACTACCAAGGCGACTGCGAAAACCTGCACGGCCACAACTGGAAAGTGGAAGTTTCCATCACCACCAACGAGTTGGACAAGGCGGGTCTGGGCATCGACTTTAAGATCCTCAAAAGGGAGACCAACGATCTCCTGAAGACGCTGGACCACAAGTACCTGAACGAGCTCGCTCCTTTCGCCAATGTTTCCCCGTCCTCGGAGAACATCGCCCGCTACCTGTACCAGGAACTGACCAAGATCTTCGGCTCGGACAAGGTCAAGGTCGACATGGTCACGGTGTGGGAATCGGACTTCGCGGCGGCGAGCTACTATGAGTGA
- the dut gene encoding dUTP diphosphatase, which yields MKTIPIRIKRLRSTPLPCYMTEQAAGVDLHAALEEEFVLHPGERALVPTGIAIEIPPGFEAQVRPRSGLALRHGIALVNSPGTIDADYRGEIGVIVINHGNEPFTIKDGERIAQMVFARCERAEFIEVDELGDTVRGAGGFGHTGR from the coding sequence ATGAAAACGATCCCGATACGGATAAAGCGCCTGCGGTCAACTCCTCTCCCCTGCTACATGACCGAGCAGGCGGCGGGTGTCGACCTGCATGCCGCGCTCGAGGAAGAATTCGTGCTGCACCCCGGCGAGCGGGCGCTGGTGCCGACTGGTATCGCCATCGAGATCCCTCCCGGCTTCGAGGCGCAGGTGCGGCCCCGGAGCGGGCTGGCGCTCAGGCACGGCATCGCCCTGGTCAACTCGCCCGGCACCATCGACGCCGATTACCGCGGCGAGATCGGGGTCATCGTCATCAACCACGGCAACGAGCCCTTCACCATCAAGGACGGCGAGCGCATCGCCCAGATGGTCTTCGCCCGCTGCGAGCGCGCCGAGTTCATCGAGGTGGATGAACTGGGCGACACCGTCCGCGGAGCCGGCGGGTTCGGGCATACGGGCAGGTAA
- the pnp gene encoding polyribonucleotide nucleotidyltransferase translates to MVHTVQAECCGKTITIETGKIAKQASGAVMIKSGDTMVLVTAVAMKSAKEGQGFFPLTVNYQEKAYAGGRIPGSFFKREGRPSDNETLTSRLIDRPIRPLFPEGFLNDTQVMATVVSADKDHDPGILSMIGASAALMVSDVPFAGPIAGVKVARVDGQFIANPTAEQEEKSDMEIVIAASKDAILMVEGSASEVSEDDLLEAIFFGKEAVQGILAAQEELVAKVQPVKRDIPAPVVNESLRARVDALAKEEMKGAVRIKAKGERHDAIDAITEKTVAALAEEFEGSEKEVKAFIEDLEYNLVREHIIKDGSRIDGRDTKTIRNISTEVGFLPRAHGSALFTRGETQSIVAATLGTSVDEQRIDSLYGDSRKKFLLHYNFPPYSVGETSFRLAPGRREIGHGMLAERALQQVLPKHDDFPYTIRIVSDITESNGSSSMATVCGGSLSMMDAGIPIKAPVAGIAMGLIKEGDDYAILSDILGDEDHLGDMDFKVAGTAEGVTALQMDIKIGGVTREIMGAALAQAKAGRVHILGEMAKSIATPRGDLSAFAPRITTIWVKVDKIRDVIGSGGKNIRSVTEATGVAIDIEDTGKINIASNNKEACDLAIKMIRNLTAEAEEGKLYMGTVKKIMEFGAFVEIFPGTDGLVHVSELDTERVKNVSDILKEGDKVLVKCIGIDKQGKIKLSRKEALGQTFTE, encoded by the coding sequence ATGGTACACACTGTCCAAGCAGAGTGCTGTGGCAAAACTATCACTATCGAAACAGGCAAGATCGCCAAGCAGGCAAGCGGCGCGGTCATGATCAAAAGCGGCGACACCATGGTGCTCGTCACCGCCGTCGCGATGAAATCGGCCAAGGAAGGGCAGGGCTTCTTCCCGCTGACCGTCAACTACCAGGAGAAAGCCTACGCAGGCGGCCGCATCCCCGGTTCCTTCTTCAAGCGCGAAGGTCGTCCCTCCGACAACGAAACCCTCACCTCCCGTCTCATCGACCGCCCGATCCGCCCGCTGTTCCCGGAAGGGTTCCTGAACGACACCCAGGTCATGGCGACCGTGGTCTCCGCTGACAAGGACCACGATCCGGGCATCCTCTCCATGATCGGCGCTTCCGCCGCCCTCATGGTCTCCGACGTTCCCTTCGCCGGCCCGATCGCGGGCGTGAAGGTTGCGCGCGTGGACGGCCAGTTTATCGCTAACCCGACTGCCGAGCAGGAAGAGAAGAGCGACATGGAGATCGTGATCGCCGCTTCCAAGGACGCCATCCTGATGGTCGAAGGTAGCGCTTCCGAAGTCTCCGAGGACGACCTCCTCGAGGCAATCTTCTTCGGCAAGGAAGCCGTCCAGGGCATCCTGGCCGCCCAGGAAGAGCTGGTTGCCAAGGTGCAGCCGGTAAAGCGCGACATCCCGGCCCCGGTGGTCAACGAGTCCCTCAGGGCCCGCGTCGATGCACTTGCCAAGGAAGAGATGAAAGGCGCTGTTCGCATCAAGGCAAAGGGCGAGCGTCACGACGCCATCGACGCCATCACCGAGAAGACCGTGGCGGCTCTGGCCGAGGAGTTCGAGGGCTCCGAGAAAGAGGTCAAGGCCTTCATCGAAGACCTTGAGTACAACCTGGTGCGCGAGCACATCATCAAGGACGGCTCCAGGATCGACGGCCGTGACACCAAGACCATCCGTAACATCAGCACCGAAGTCGGCTTCCTGCCGCGCGCCCACGGTTCCGCCCTGTTCACCCGCGGCGAGACCCAGTCCATCGTGGCCGCCACCCTGGGCACCTCGGTCGACGAGCAGCGCATCGACTCGCTCTACGGCGATTCCAGGAAGAAGTTCCTCCTGCACTACAACTTCCCGCCGTACTCCGTCGGCGAAACCAGCTTCCGCCTCGCCCCGGGCCGCCGCGAAATCGGCCATGGCATGCTGGCAGAGCGCGCCCTGCAGCAGGTGCTGCCGAAGCACGACGACTTCCCGTACACCATCCGCATCGTCTCCGACATCACCGAGAGCAACGGCTCCTCCTCGATGGCTACCGTCTGCGGTGGCTCCCTGTCCATGATGGATGCCGGCATCCCGATCAAGGCGCCGGTAGCCGGTATCGCCATGGGCCTCATCAAGGAAGGTGACGACTACGCCATCCTCTCCGACATCCTGGGCGACGAAGACCACCTGGGCGACATGGACTTCAAAGTGGCCGGTACCGCCGAAGGCGTCACTGCGCTGCAGATGGACATCAAGATCGGCGGCGTGACCCGCGAGATCATGGGCGCCGCACTGGCACAGGCCAAAGCGGGCCGCGTTCACATCCTGGGCGAGATGGCCAAGTCGATCGCCACCCCGCGCGGCGACCTCTCCGCCTTCGCGCCGCGCATCACCACCATCTGGGTCAAAGTCGACAAGATCCGCGACGTCATCGGTTCCGGCGGCAAGAACATCCGCAGCGTCACCGAGGCGACCGGCGTTGCCATCGACATCGAGGACACCGGCAAGATCAACATCGCTTCCAACAACAAGGAAGCCTGCGACCTCGCCATCAAGATGATCCGCAACCTCACCGCCGAGGCCGAAGAAGGCAAACTCTACATGGGCACCGTCAAGAAGATCATGGAGTTCGGCGCGTTCGTCGAGATCTTCCCGGGCACCGACGGCCTGGTGCACGTTTCCGAGCTCGACACCGAGCGCGTGAAGAACGTGAGCGACATCCTCAAGGAAGGCGACAAGGTGCTGGTGAAGTGCATCGGCATCGACAAGCAGGGCAAGATCAAGCTGTCCCGCAAAGAGGCCCTGGGCCAGACCTTCACCGAATAA
- a CDS encoding DUF58 domain-containing protein gives MSAVNTGNNLLFLIVAAMLAFMATTGVLGWLNIRGLALSVHLPDEVYAGTDTFLSITLNNRKRYLPSFLIRVTIAGGSTWFLMVDGKLPQSGSLLLSFPVRGPLQLPDATVSSPFPVNFFIRAASVPVHQECTVFPAPHPLPVPAPGGIPDAGEAATVAAPGYDGELAKISDYRGGEPLKLIHWRLSAKHEVFKVKELTASAAEPLLLDLDLIPGRDLEQRLSFCAFLVNRLVRGGRPVGLKLGERVITPGSTRSHRLRLLTELANYGKN, from the coding sequence GTGTCCGCGGTCAACACCGGCAACAACCTCCTCTTTCTCATCGTCGCCGCCATGCTTGCTTTCATGGCGACCACGGGGGTGCTGGGGTGGCTGAACATCCGCGGGCTTGCCCTCAGTGTGCATCTCCCCGATGAGGTCTATGCCGGCACCGATACCTTCCTCTCCATCACGCTGAACAACCGCAAGAGGTACCTCCCCTCCTTCCTGATCCGGGTGACCATCGCGGGCGGCTCCACCTGGTTCCTCATGGTCGATGGCAAACTGCCGCAGTCGGGATCGCTGCTGCTTTCCTTTCCGGTGCGCGGTCCCCTGCAGCTTCCCGATGCCACGGTCAGTTCACCCTTTCCCGTCAACTTCTTCATCCGTGCCGCATCGGTGCCGGTGCACCAGGAGTGCACCGTGTTCCCGGCACCGCACCCGTTGCCGGTCCCGGCGCCGGGAGGAATACCCGATGCGGGCGAGGCGGCTACGGTCGCTGCCCCCGGCTACGACGGCGAATTGGCCAAAATCTCGGATTACCGCGGCGGCGAACCCCTGAAGTTGATCCACTGGCGCCTCTCCGCCAAGCACGAAGTGTTCAAGGTGAAGGAGTTGACCGCATCGGCGGCGGAGCCACTGCTACTCGACCTCGACCTGATACCGGGGCGCGACCTGGAGCAGCGCCTTTCCTTTTGCGCCTTCCTGGTGAACCGCCTGGTGAGGGGGGGACGGCCGGTCGGGCTCAAGCTCGGGGAGCGCGTCATCACCCCCGGCAGCACCCGGAGCCATCGGCTCAGACTGTTAACGGAACTGGCAAATTATGGTAAGAATTGA
- the truB gene encoding tRNA pseudouridine(55) synthase TruB: MNGFFVIDKPAGVTSHDIVSKVRRAINQKKVGHTGTLDPFATGVLPVAVGEGTKAIQFLDESEKEYRAVLRLGIATDTQDLTGEVISEREWSHLTADDLERLIPQFLGLQKQLPPMFSAIKQGGVPLYKLARKGIEVEREVREVEIHSLTFEWIRLPEACFTVRCSRGTYVRTLACDIGEALGCGAHLLELRRTRSGLFREADAISIETLAEAADQQALLMPLDRALDHLKRLALTEAGGKKVLNGVVPQAHDFIEPPGEFSQGEQVRLYLGERFAAVAEYDKLKGLRLARVFN; this comes from the coding sequence CTGAACGGTTTTTTCGTGATCGACAAGCCGGCCGGTGTCACCTCGCATGACATCGTGTCCAAGGTCCGTCGCGCCATCAATCAGAAGAAGGTCGGCCACACCGGGACCCTCGATCCTTTCGCCACCGGCGTCCTGCCGGTAGCGGTGGGGGAGGGGACCAAGGCGATCCAGTTCCTGGACGAGTCGGAGAAGGAGTACCGCGCCGTGTTGCGGCTGGGGATCGCCACTGACACCCAGGACCTGACCGGAGAGGTGATCTCGGAACGGGAATGGTCGCATCTCACTGCCGACGACCTGGAACGGCTGATACCACAGTTCCTGGGACTCCAGAAGCAGCTTCCTCCCATGTTCTCCGCCATCAAGCAGGGCGGGGTCCCGCTCTACAAGCTGGCCAGGAAGGGGATAGAGGTGGAACGCGAGGTACGCGAGGTGGAAATCCACTCGCTGACCTTCGAATGGATCCGGCTCCCCGAGGCCTGTTTCACGGTGCGCTGCTCACGCGGCACCTACGTCAGGACGCTCGCCTGCGACATCGGCGAGGCCCTTGGCTGCGGTGCGCACCTCTTGGAGCTTCGGCGCACCCGGAGCGGGCTGTTCAGGGAGGCCGACGCCATAAGCATCGAGACCCTCGCTGAGGCTGCCGACCAGCAGGCGCTGCTCATGCCGCTGGACCGGGCGCTCGACCACCTCAAGCGGCTTGCCCTCACCGAGGCGGGTGGGAAGAAGGTGCTGAACGGCGTGGTGCCGCAGGCGCATGATTTCATTGAACCTCCGGGAGAGTTTTCGCAGGGGGAGCAGGTGCGACTCTATCTGGGGGAGCGTTTCGCGGCAGTAGCGGAGTACGACAAGCTCAAAGGGCTGCGCCTGGCACGTGTATTCAATTAG
- a CDS encoding M16 family metallopeptidase codes for MIKKTTLNNGIRVITERIPYASSVSIGIWVANGSRHERRESNGVAHFIEHLLFKGTARRSSLDIAREIDSVGGVLNAFTSREYVCYYAKVLDKFLPRAVDLLTDIFLHSTFDSEEIEKERRVVLQEINMMEDTPDDLIHDLFHQHFWKGHPLGMSILGDAESVTGLSRDAIISYKDQMYRADDIIVTAAGNVTHEKLTALLEEFLQGVAPGHGRTESAPPVYERRIELVEKDLEQIHVCLGLKGVQQSHPQRYDAFIMNAILGGSMSSRLFQEVREKSGLAYSVYSYIASHADAGSLVVYAGASPENAKELLEIMLREIGRFKKEPVPAEQLEAAREQLKGNLLLSLESSDNRMSRLAKNEIYFGTPLPLSEIMEGFDRVTSESIQELANEILDNDALTLVMLGRIGTPTFSNSDINV; via the coding sequence ATGATTAAAAAGACCACCCTAAATAACGGTATCCGCGTCATCACCGAGCGGATACCTTATGCCAGCTCGGTTTCCATCGGAATTTGGGTCGCCAACGGCTCCCGCCATGAAAGGCGGGAGTCGAATGGCGTCGCCCATTTCATCGAACACCTCCTCTTTAAAGGCACCGCCCGCCGTTCTTCATTGGATATCGCCCGCGAAATCGACTCGGTGGGTGGCGTCCTGAACGCCTTCACCAGCCGCGAGTACGTCTGCTACTACGCTAAGGTGCTGGACAAGTTCCTCCCCCGTGCGGTCGACCTTCTGACCGACATCTTCCTCCATTCAACCTTCGACAGCGAAGAGATCGAAAAGGAACGCCGCGTGGTGCTCCAGGAGATCAACATGATGGAGGACACCCCGGACGACCTGATCCACGACCTGTTCCATCAGCATTTCTGGAAAGGGCACCCGTTGGGGATGTCCATCCTGGGCGACGCCGAGAGCGTCACCGGGCTCTCCCGCGATGCCATCATCTCCTACAAGGACCAGATGTACCGGGCCGACGACATCATCGTCACCGCCGCCGGCAATGTCACCCACGAGAAGCTCACCGCCCTTTTGGAGGAGTTCCTGCAGGGCGTGGCCCCCGGGCACGGCAGGACCGAATCCGCCCCGCCGGTCTACGAGCGCCGCATCGAGCTGGTCGAGAAGGACCTGGAACAGATCCACGTTTGCCTGGGCCTCAAGGGGGTGCAACAGAGCCATCCACAACGCTACGACGCTTTTATCATGAACGCTATCCTGGGGGGCTCGATGAGTTCGCGCCTGTTCCAGGAGGTACGCGAGAAGAGCGGCCTCGCCTATTCGGTTTACTCCTATATTGCTTCCCACGCCGACGCCGGTTCCCTGGTGGTCTACGCGGGCGCTAGCCCCGAAAACGCCAAGGAACTCCTCGAGATCATGCTGCGCGAGATCGGGCGCTTCAAGAAGGAACCCGTTCCTGCCGAGCAGCTCGAGGCCGCCCGTGAGCAACTGAAGGGGAACCTGCTCCTGTCGCTTGAATCCAGCGACAACAGGATGTCTCGCCTAGCCAAGAACGAGATCTACTTCGGTACCCCGCTGCCGCTTTCCGAGATCATGGAAGGTTTCGATCGCGTCACCTCCGAAAGCATCCAGGAGCTGGCCAACGAGATTCTGGACAACGATGCGCTGACCCTGGTCATGCTGGGCCGGATCGGCACACCCACCTTCTCTAATTCCGACATCAACGTCTGA
- a CDS encoding 7-carboxy-7-deazaguanine synthase QueE yields MSDLQAPLVECFSSIQGEGVLVGLRQAFLRFSGCNLNCKFCDTPGMSAVPDECLLELTPGRRDFFKVPNPVPLERVATLIESWTAAWPGIHHSISITGGEPLLFGTLLEEWLPVLKKFLPIYLETNGTLPEALAPLIPHLDSIGMDIKLPSSTGCPELWDQHHAFLELAAMKEVFVKIVVGQETEDWEIQRSCAMIASVDPAIPLILQPVTRDDGSIGIDALRTLELQELCSSLREVRVIPQTHKFMGQL; encoded by the coding sequence ATGAGTGATCTGCAGGCACCCCTGGTCGAATGCTTCTCCTCCATCCAGGGGGAGGGGGTGCTGGTCGGCTTGCGCCAGGCGTTCCTGCGCTTCTCCGGCTGCAACCTGAACTGCAAGTTCTGCGATACCCCGGGCATGTCCGCCGTCCCGGACGAGTGCCTGCTGGAGCTTACCCCCGGGAGGCGCGACTTCTTCAAGGTCCCTAACCCGGTGCCACTGGAGCGCGTTGCCACATTGATCGAAAGCTGGACCGCGGCCTGGCCCGGGATCCACCATTCCATCAGCATCACCGGCGGGGAACCGCTCCTCTTCGGGACGCTGCTCGAGGAGTGGCTGCCGGTGTTAAAGAAGTTCCTCCCCATCTACCTGGAAACCAACGGCACGCTCCCCGAGGCGCTGGCGCCGCTCATCCCGCACTTGGACAGCATCGGCATGGACATCAAGCTGCCGTCCTCGACCGGCTGTCCGGAGCTGTGGGACCAGCACCACGCTTTCCTGGAACTGGCCGCCATGAAGGAGGTCTTCGTCAAGATCGTGGTGGGGCAGGAGACTGAAGACTGGGAGATACAGCGTTCCTGCGCCATGATCGCGTCGGTGGACCCGGCCATCCCGCTCATCCTGCAGCCGGTGACCCGCGACGATGGCAGCATCGGAATCGATGCCCTGCGCACCCTGGAACTGCAGGAACTCTGCTCCTCGCTCCGGGAGGTGCGGGTCATCCCGCAGACCCACAAGTTCATGGGGCAGCTGTAG
- a CDS encoding L-threonylcarbamoyladenylate synthase, which translates to MLLEINPDNPQPRLIAKVVEILKNGGVVAYPTDTTYGIGCSIFSKKGIERIYQIKQRDRKKPFSFICTDMSEISRYARVSNYAFKLLRRLLPGPYTFVMEAATVVPDLLQTKQKTVGIRIPDNKICLAIVKELGAPIVTTSANLSGEDPIGNPWAVEHELGKQLDLVVDGGDLSADVSSVVSLIGDRPEVLRKGVGDVSWCE; encoded by the coding sequence ATGCTGCTTGAGATCAACCCCGACAATCCCCAACCGCGCTTGATCGCCAAGGTGGTCGAGATCCTGAAAAATGGCGGCGTCGTTGCCTATCCCACCGACACCACCTACGGCATCGGCTGCTCCATCTTCAGCAAGAAGGGGATCGAGCGCATCTACCAGATCAAGCAGCGCGACCGCAAGAAGCCGTTTTCCTTCATCTGCACCGACATGTCGGAGATTTCCCGCTATGCCCGGGTCTCCAACTACGCATTCAAGCTGCTGCGCCGACTGCTGCCGGGACCGTACACCTTCGTCATGGAGGCGGCCACCGTGGTCCCGGACCTGTTGCAGACCAAGCAGAAAACAGTCGGTATCCGCATTCCGGACAACAAGATCTGCCTGGCGATCGTCAAGGAACTGGGTGCCCCCATCGTCACCACCAGCGCCAACCTCTCCGGTGAAGACCCGATCGGCAACCCCTGGGCGGTGGAGCACGAGCTGGGCAAACAGCTGGACCTGGTCGTCGACGGGGGCGACCTTTCCGCTGACGTCAGTTCCGTGGTCAGCCTGATCGGCGACCGTCCCGAGGTGCTCAGAAAGGGCGTCGGGGACGTGAGCTGGTGCGAATAG